Within the Corallococcus exiguus genome, the region GGCGGCCAACCCCGCGTTCACGGCGGCCTTCGCGGAGGACCATTCGGAGACGGACGCCCTGCTGAACGAGCACCGCACGGTGCTGGGCGTGGACCTGATGGCGCTGGTGGGCGTGGACGGGACGGTGCTCGCCTCCTCCGGTGAGCGGACCCTGCCGGGCATCGAGAAGGTGGTGCGCCAGAAGGGACAGGTGGTGCTGCCGGCCACGGGCGTGCCCCTGTTCGCGGTGGCGCAGCCGCTCCAGTCCAACGGCGTGCCGGTGGGCTTCCTCGTGGTGGGCGCGGAGCTGGGCGGAGAGGAGCTGCGCCGCCTGGGCGAGGGGAGCGAGGACCTGGAGGCGTTGCTGCACGCGGGGCCTCGGCTGGTGGCGAGGTCGGTGCACGCGGTCCAGGCGAAGGCGCTGTTGGCCGCGGCGGGCGCGGGCGGAGCGAACGGCGCCGAGGTGGACGTGGGCGGCGTGTCGCTGCACGTGTCGCGGGTGGAGGTGGGCGAGGGCCTGGAGCTGGTGCTGGCGCGCGGCGCTCAGGCGGAGTGGGCGCGGATGCGCGCCACGCTGATGGAGGTGTTGGGGCTGGGGCTGTTCGTGGCGCTGGTGGCGGGCGGGGGCGTGTTCCTGCTGGTGCGCCGGATGATGGCGCCCCTGGGCGCGCTGACGGCGGCGGCGGCGCGGGTGGTGGCGGAAGGAGACTTCAGCAGCACGTTGGACATCCACTCCAAGGATGAGATTGGCCAGCTGGCCTTGTCCTTCGGGGACATGATGGCGCGGCTGCGCGCGGTGCTGATGGCGCTGAAGAACTCCGCGCACGAGCTGGAGGCGACGGCGCTGGAGCTGGCGAACTCCGCGTCGGACCAGAACCTGGCGGTGACGCGGCAGGCGGCGGCGCTGCACCAGACGCAGATCGCCGCGCGGCAGCTCCAGGAGAGCTCGCGGGCGGCTGCGCGGCGGGCCACGGGCGTGCTGCGCGACGCGGAGAAGGCGGGCGCGGTGGGGCAGGCGGGCGAGTCCGCGGTGGCGGGCAGCGTGGGCGGGCTCACGCACATCCGTTCGCAGGTGGAGCGCATCTCCAACACGGTGTCGGAGCTGCGGCAGAGCACGCGGCAGGTGGGCGACATCACCGGCACGGTGAAGGACCTGGCGGACCAGTCCAACGTGCTGGCGTTGAACGCGGCCATCGAGGCGGCGCGCAGCGGCGAGGCGGGCCGGGCGTTCGCGGTGGTGGCCCGGCAGATGCGCTCCCTTGCGGACCAGTCCGCGACGGCGACAGCGCGCGTGCAGTCCATCCTGGCGGACATCGGCCGCGCCATCTCCGAGGCGGTGCAGACGAGCGAGGGCGGCACGCGCGAGGTGGAAGGTGGCCTGGAGCAGGCGCGCGCGGCGGGAGAGAGCCTGCGAGCGCTGGCCGAGGTCATCCAGAACAACAGCGTGTCCGTGAAGAGCATCGCGGACATGGTGAGCCAGCAGGACGCGGGCATCGCGGAGCTGTTCGCCGCGCTGAGCGACCTGACGCGGCTGGCGGATGAGACGGTGGAGCGCGTGGCCACGAGCGCCGTGGCCGCCGCGCGCCTCACCACCGCGTCCCACGAGGTCAGCAACATCGTGGAGCAGTACCGCCTGTGACGCCGTGAAGGCGTCGGGCCAGTGACGGCCCGGCGCGCGGGAGCCCGCGATACCGCACGGCGTATCGCTCCACTCGAACGGTGACGCCGGGCACGTGACGGCCCGGCGCGCGGGAGCCCGGCGCTACGCCGCCTCGCCGCCGTCGATGGCGTAGGCCGCGCCGGTGATGGGCGCCGCCGCCTCCGACGCGAGGAAGAGGCACATCGCGGCCACCTCCTCCGGCTGGATGATGCGGCCCATGGCGCTCATCGCGGCCAGGGCCTCACGGGCCTGTTCCTCGCTGCGGCCTGTCGTCTTGGTGATGGCGGCCGTCGCGCCCGCGAACATGTCCGTCTCCACCCAACCCGGGTTCACGATGTTCACGGTGACGTTCTTGCGCGCGTACTCCACCGACAGCGCGCGCGTCAGCCCCAGCAGCGCGTGCTTGGACGCGCAGTACGCGGACGTGTACTTCGCCCCGCGCGTCGCGGTGATGGAGCCGATGTTGATGACCCGGCCGCCGGCCGCGGACGCCATCGCCGGCATCAGTTCGCGGCACAGCAGGAAGGGCGCCGTCACGTTCACGGCCATCACCTTCGCCAGGTCCGCCGTGGACGTCTTCGTCAGCGGCGCGGACACGGTGATGCCCGCGTTGTTCACCAGCACCCGGGGCGTGCCCGCAGCCAGCACGGTCTTGCACGCCGCGAGCAACGCGGACTCATCCGCCACGTCCACGGTGAGCGTGCGGATGCGCTCGCCGCCTTCCTTGCGCAGCGCCTCCAGCGACTCCGCAGAGCGCGCCATCGCCCAGACGTCGTAGCCCTCGCGCGCGAACGCCAGGGACACCGCGCGGCCAATGCCCCGGCTGGCGCCCGTCACCACCACGCTCTTCGTCGTCTCGTTTGCCATGGCCGGACAGCATAGGGCCCTGCACGCGGGACCGGGCGGAAGGTGCATGGCGAAATGCATCAATTGCGCTTCCGGGGACTCTTCCAGACATCAACCACTGCATCGGAGTTCCCTGCACATGAAGACCTTCACGCGTGGCCTGCTGGCCACCTCCTGTCTGATGTTCGCGTCCACGTCCGCCCTCGCGGCAGCGCCCACCGGCCGCGCCAACCCCCGCCTCCTGGGCACGCGCGCCATCGTCGCGTGCGACGCCGTGGAGAAGTCGTGCGGCGTGGCCAGCATCTCCTTCCCCTCGGGCATCAGTGGCCTGGTGCCCTACGGCCGCCCGGATGTGGCGGTGGCCTCCATGTTCTATCCCTCGGTGGATGACGCCGAGGCGATCATCGCCCGCACCGACGCGGGTGACACGGCCCAGGCCGCCGTCGACTACGTCTTCACCGTGGATCCGTACGCGGACTACCGGCAGCTCGCCGCGGTGAAGCTCAACCCCGACGGCACCATCACCGTGGGCCAGCAGACCGGCGCGGAGAGCGCCTCGCAGCGCTGCGCGGTGAAGGGCGCCACCTTCGTGGTGCAGGCCAACAACCAGACCACCGCCACCATCTGCGCCGCCATGGCGACGGGCTTCCAGCAGGCCACGGGCAGCCTGCCGCAGCGGCTGCTCGCGTCGCTCAAGGCGGGGGCCAAGGTGGGCGGTGACAACAACGGCGAGCGCTCCGGCGTCATCCGCGTCTGGAGCTCGGAGAACGAAGCGGTCTTCTACACGAAGGTGCTCGCGGACGCCGTCGTGCACGGCAGCAAGCACGCGCTGAAGGAACTGGACGTGGAGATGAACCGCTACCAGGCGGGCGTCGCGGCGCCATATGCGTCGGACCTCATCTCGCTCGACAAGGAGACGGCGAAGGTCGTGAAGCGCGTGCTGCACAAGCTCGGGTACTACGACGGCCGCATGGATGGGAGCTGGAACGATACCGCCGAACAGGCGCTGTATGACTTCAACTGGAACAACAGCTTCTTCCTCAAGCCCACCGTGGTGGTGAACGGCCAGCGGAAGATCGACGGTCCGCTGGTCAACTTCATGCGCGACGCGGACCTGGAAGCGCTCGCGCCCGCGACGCACTGAGGCACCGGTGGTTTGACGGCTCCCGCATGGCGACGTCAAGCTCGCCGCCATGCCCCGCGCCGACATCACCGACCTGTTCCGCATCGACGACCTGCTGTCCGCCGAGGAGAAGGCCGCTCGCGACGCGGTGGCCCGCTTCGTGGACGCGGAGGTGCTGCCCATCATCGGCAAGCACTTCCGCGACGGCACCTTCCCCGCGCACCTCATCCCGGGCCTGGCGGAGCTGGGCGTGCTGGGCGCGAACCTCCAGGGCTACGGCTGCGCGGGCATGAACACCGTCAGCTATGGCCTGGTGTTGCAGGAGCTGGAGCGCGGTGACTCCGGCCTGCGCAGCTTCGCGTCCGTGCAGGGCTCGCTCTGCATGTTCCCCATCCACGCCTTCGGCAGCGAGGAGCAGAAGACGCGCTTCCTGCCGGGCATGGCGAAGGGACAGCTCATCGGCTGCTTCGGCCTCACCGAGCCCGACTTCGGCTCCAACCCCGGCGGCATGCGCGCCCGCGCCCGGAAGGACGGCGACAGCTGGGTGCTCAACGGCACCAAGGCGTGGATTACCAACGGCTCCATCGCGGACGTCGCGGTGGTGTGGGCGAAGACGGACGAGGGCGGCCCGGAGTCCGTGCGCGGCTTCCTGGTGGAGAAGGGGATGCCCGGCTTCAGCGCGCGGGAGATTCCCGGCAAGTTCTCCCTGCGCGCGTCGCGCACCAGTGAGCTGTCCTTCCAGGACGTGCGCGTGCCGGACCGCAACGTGCTGCCCGGCGTCGTGGGCCTGCGCGGTCCGCTGTCGTGCCTCAACAACGCGAGAGCAGGCATCGCGTTCGCGGTGACGGGCGCGGCCATCGCGTGCTTCGAGGGCGCGCGCGAATACGCGCTGTCCCGCACCCAGTTCGACGGCAAGTCCATCGCCGGCTACCAGCTCACGCAGGAGAAGCTGGCGGACATGCTCCAGGAGATCGTCAAGGCGCAGCTGTTGAGCCTGCGGCTCGCGCGCCTCAAGGACGAGGGCAAGAGCAACCCCGTGATGGTGAGCCTGGCCAAGCGCAACAACGTGAAGAGCGCGCTCGACATCGCCCGCGTGGCCCGGAGCATCTACGGGGCCAATGGCATCACGGACGACTACCCGCCCGTGCGCCACATGCTGAATCTGGAGAGTGTCTTCACCTACGAGGGCACCCACGAGGTGCACACGCTGGTGCTGGGCAAGGCCATCACCGGCATCGACGCGTTCGGCTGAGACGAGCGCGGACGTCGGGTGGAAGCCGCGCCTCCCCTCGCTCCCGGATGGGAAGGAGGGGAGGGCACGGGAAGGAACATCAGGACTGGGGGCTGCCTTCGCCGTTCGGCTCGGAGGCCGGCTCGCCAGGGGACTCGGACGACGGCTCGGACGTGGTGGCCTCGGCGGACGCCTCGCCCTCCTCGGCACCTTCCGCGGAGGCTTCGGGCTCGTCGGCGACTTCCGGCGCGGTGCCGGAGGCCTCGGCGGCCTGCTGCGCCTTGAGCTCCTCGTCGTTCATGAAGCCGACGGGGTTCTCCTTGCGGTTGAAGAAGCGCACGGCCTTGGCGGACAGCGCGTACATCT harbors:
- a CDS encoding DUF1028 domain-containing protein; the encoded protein is MKTFTRGLLATSCLMFASTSALAAAPTGRANPRLLGTRAIVACDAVEKSCGVASISFPSGISGLVPYGRPDVAVASMFYPSVDDAEAIIARTDAGDTAQAAVDYVFTVDPYADYRQLAAVKLNPDGTITVGQQTGAESASQRCAVKGATFVVQANNQTTATICAAMATGFQQATGSLPQRLLASLKAGAKVGGDNNGERSGVIRVWSSENEAVFYTKVLADAVVHGSKHALKELDVEMNRYQAGVAAPYASDLISLDKETAKVVKRVLHKLGYYDGRMDGSWNDTAEQALYDFNWNNSFFLKPTVVVNGQRKIDGPLVNFMRDADLEALAPATH
- a CDS encoding acyl-CoA dehydrogenase family protein, coding for MPRADITDLFRIDDLLSAEEKAARDAVARFVDAEVLPIIGKHFRDGTFPAHLIPGLAELGVLGANLQGYGCAGMNTVSYGLVLQELERGDSGLRSFASVQGSLCMFPIHAFGSEEQKTRFLPGMAKGQLIGCFGLTEPDFGSNPGGMRARARKDGDSWVLNGTKAWITNGSIADVAVVWAKTDEGGPESVRGFLVEKGMPGFSAREIPGKFSLRASRTSELSFQDVRVPDRNVLPGVVGLRGPLSCLNNARAGIAFAVTGAAIACFEGAREYALSRTQFDGKSIAGYQLTQEKLADMLQEIVKAQLLSLRLARLKDEGKSNPVMVSLAKRNNVKSALDIARVARSIYGANGITDDYPPVRHMLNLESVFTYEGTHEVHTLVLGKAITGIDAFG
- a CDS encoding SDR family NAD(P)-dependent oxidoreductase, whose amino-acid sequence is MANETTKSVVVTGASRGIGRAVSLAFAREGYDVWAMARSAESLEALRKEGGERIRTLTVDVADESALLAACKTVLAAGTPRVLVNNAGITVSAPLTKTSTADLAKVMAVNVTAPFLLCRELMPAMASAAGGRVINIGSITATRGAKYTSAYCASKHALLGLTRALSVEYARKNVTVNIVNPGWVETDMFAGATAAITKTTGRSEEQAREALAAMSAMGRIIQPEEVAAMCLFLASEAAAPITGAAYAIDGGEAA
- a CDS encoding methyl-accepting chemotaxis protein, with amino-acid sequence MTLSLAARLTAALTAVVITLTLLTVTLMGLSLRSRVESEMASALTRDATRWQALKDQELRVLTELGRVAAANPAFTAAFAEDHSETDALLNEHRTVLGVDLMALVGVDGTVLASSGERTLPGIEKVVRQKGQVVLPATGVPLFAVAQPLQSNGVPVGFLVVGAELGGEELRRLGEGSEDLEALLHAGPRLVARSVHAVQAKALLAAAGAGGANGAEVDVGGVSLHVSRVEVGEGLELVLARGAQAEWARMRATLMEVLGLGLFVALVAGGGVFLLVRRMMAPLGALTAAAARVVAEGDFSSTLDIHSKDEIGQLALSFGDMMARLRAVLMALKNSAHELEATALELANSASDQNLAVTRQAAALHQTQIAARQLQESSRAAARRATGVLRDAEKAGAVGQAGESAVAGSVGGLTHIRSQVERISNTVSELRQSTRQVGDITGTVKDLADQSNVLALNAAIEAARSGEAGRAFAVVARQMRSLADQSATATARVQSILADIGRAISEAVQTSEGGTREVEGGLEQARAAGESLRALAEVIQNNSVSVKSIADMVSQQDAGIAELFAALSDLTRLADETVERVATSAVAAARLTTASHEVSNIVEQYRL